From a region of the Chitinophaga caseinilytica genome:
- a CDS encoding Spy/CpxP family protein refolding chaperone produces MRETFAKHKVLSVLVILLLLTNLFLVFFIVLKKPEPPGRGNHPSRGEVMQLLEKEVGFSKDQLESYRQLKEQHWDRMKPSFTGMRNAKDEFYKLLSLSSVPDSVVNAMADTIAARQKQIDLQTFRHFQQVRALCTPEQQPRFDSVVQLVLKKMNGPWRKGPPKDDSARRQPAPDR; encoded by the coding sequence ATGAGGGAAACCTTCGCTAAGCATAAAGTTTTAAGCGTACTGGTGATCCTGTTGCTGCTGACGAACCTGTTCCTGGTGTTTTTCATCGTACTGAAGAAACCCGAACCTCCCGGCAGGGGGAACCATCCTTCCCGCGGCGAGGTCATGCAGCTACTGGAAAAGGAAGTAGGGTTCAGCAAGGATCAGCTCGAATCGTACCGCCAGCTAAAAGAGCAGCATTGGGACCGGATGAAGCCCTCGTTCACCGGCATGCGGAACGCCAAAGACGAATTTTATAAACTGCTGAGCCTGTCGTCCGTACCCGACTCCGTCGTGAATGCGATGGCGGATACGATCGCGGCGCGGCAAAAACAGATAGATCTCCAGACATTCCGGCACTTCCAGCAGGTGCGCGCCCTTTGCACGCCCGAGCAGCAGCCACGGTTCGATTCCGTTGTGCAGCTGGTGCTGAAGAAGATGAACGGCCCCTGGCGCAAAGGCCCCCCGAAAGACGATAGCGCCCGCCGGCAGCCCGCGCCCGACCGCTAA